A single genomic interval of Dethiosulfovibrio salsuginis harbors:
- a CDS encoding motility protein A → MDLASVVGLSLALILVIGGIVAGGEAAAFINLPSLLITVGGTFGAVIMANPMGRIKNLGKVTKIAFFSQTPDMVSLVQTIVSFAEKARREGLLALEADAGELDDEFLSKSIQLVVDGTDPELVKAILDTEISVLEERHAANKGMFDTMGELFPAFGMLGTLIGLIAMLRNLDDPGSLGPGMAVALITTFYGSFMANLVALPISAKLAARSSEETVVRELMVEGVLAIQAGENPRIVEEKLKVFLPPEQRKELEEKNGTEKGGE, encoded by the coding sequence GTGGATCTTGCATCGGTCGTAGGACTGTCTCTTGCGTTAATTCTGGTTATAGGGGGGATCGTGGCAGGTGGAGAGGCCGCTGCTTTCATAAACCTTCCCTCCCTCCTCATCACCGTAGGCGGAACCTTCGGGGCTGTCATAATGGCAAACCCTATGGGACGTATAAAAAATCTGGGAAAAGTCACCAAAATAGCCTTTTTCTCCCAGACTCCCGATATGGTCTCCCTTGTTCAGACCATAGTCAGTTTCGCCGAGAAAGCCCGAAGGGAGGGGCTTCTCGCCCTGGAGGCCGACGCAGGGGAGCTGGACGACGAGTTTCTGTCTAAGTCGATCCAGTTAGTCGTCGACGGAACCGACCCTGAGCTGGTGAAGGCCATCCTGGACACCGAAATAAGCGTCCTGGAGGAGCGACACGCCGCCAACAAAGGCATGTTCGACACCATGGGCGAGCTTTTCCCCGCCTTCGGCATGTTAGGAACCCTCATCGGTCTCATAGCGATGCTCCGAAACCTGGACGACCCCGGTTCTTTAGGGCCCGGCATGGCGGTGGCCCTTATAACCACCTTCTACGGGTCCTTTATGGCGAACCTTGTGGCCCTCCCTATCTCCGCCAAGCTGGCGGCCCGGTCCTCCGAGGAGACGGTGGTCCGTGAGCTGATGGTGGAGGGGGTGCTGGCCATCCAGGCGGGAGAAAACCCCCGCATAGTCGAGGAAAAACTGAAGGTCTTTCTGCCTCCCGAACAGCGTAAGGAGCTTGAGGAGAAAAACGGAACAGAGAAAGGCGGCGAGTAA
- a CDS encoding flagellar hook protein FlgE, with product MIRSLLTGVSGVIAHQKKLDVVGNNIANVNTTGFKKSTVAFQDLLSQMDRGAMAPDGNRGGVNPRQVGLGVKVGAIQTIHTQGPLTFTGNRTDMAIQGEGYFVVRAGNEQYYTRAGNFVLDGNSDLVASGNGYKVQGYEKVMGEDGEEIWGGGLVDINIPMGQKIEAKSTTLVGYRCNLDARVPSTTPGEEADPESVHRTSSVIYDSLGAEHNMITVWTKTGDNTWQWDVSIEGEDPEAETPEIAVTGGSGTVTFGSDGKIVLEESPVITVGFSAIGLEDTEIELDFTGKAFGKETIDGVTQYGSAFTTKPYTQNGYKMGVMNDFQVSEDGTLVGIYDNGHVDSLFKVSMAMFSNPQGLTKVGDTAFARSINSGEPNIVSATVEGAGTIAGSTTESSNVEITEEFTQMILAQRGYQSNARVITTSDSVLEEAINLKR from the coding sequence ATGATTAGATCGCTTTTGACCGGTGTTAGCGGGGTTATCGCTCACCAGAAAAAACTGGATGTGGTGGGCAACAACATAGCCAACGTCAACACCACTGGCTTTAAAAAATCCACAGTGGCCTTTCAGGACCTCCTGTCCCAGATGGACAGAGGGGCCATGGCCCCAGACGGCAACCGAGGCGGGGTAAACCCCCGCCAGGTCGGCCTTGGTGTAAAGGTGGGGGCTATCCAGACAATTCATACTCAGGGACCTCTCACCTTTACGGGCAACAGGACCGACATGGCCATACAGGGTGAGGGTTACTTTGTGGTGAGAGCGGGGAACGAGCAGTACTACACCAGGGCAGGCAACTTCGTCCTGGACGGCAACTCCGACCTGGTCGCCTCCGGCAACGGCTACAAGGTCCAGGGCTACGAAAAGGTCATGGGCGAGGACGGCGAGGAGATCTGGGGCGGCGGCCTGGTGGATATAAATATCCCGATGGGGCAGAAGATCGAGGCCAAGTCAACCACCTTGGTAGGGTATCGCTGTAACCTGGATGCTCGCGTTCCCAGCACCACTCCAGGTGAGGAGGCGGACCCAGAGAGCGTTCACAGAACGAGCAGCGTAATATACGATAGCCTCGGTGCTGAGCACAACATGATCACGGTCTGGACCAAGACCGGCGACAACACCTGGCAGTGGGATGTGTCCATAGAGGGAGAGGACCCGGAGGCGGAGACGCCGGAGATAGCCGTTACAGGCGGTTCTGGCACTGTTACCTTTGGTTCTGACGGCAAGATTGTGTTGGAAGAGAGCCCGGTTATCACCGTGGGTTTCTCCGCCATAGGCCTTGAGGATACGGAGATAGAGCTGGATTTCACCGGCAAGGCTTTTGGCAAAGAGACCATCGACGGCGTAACCCAGTATGGCTCTGCTTTTACGACTAAACCCTATACCCAGAATGGCTATAAAATGGGGGTTATGAACGATTTTCAGGTCTCCGAGGACGGAACTTTAGTCGGAATCTACGACAACGGTCACGTGGATTCCCTTTTCAAGGTCTCCATGGCCATGTTCTCGAACCCCCAGGGGCTCACCAAGGTCGGGGATACCGCCTTTGCCAGATCCATAAACTCCGGTGAGCCAAATATCGTCAGTGCAACCGTCGAGGGAGCGGGCACCATCGCAGGTAGCACCACCGAGTCCAGCAACGTCGAGATAACCGAGGAGTTCACCCAGATGATCCTCGCTCAGAGGGGCTATCAGTCCAACGCAAGGGTCATAACCACCAGCGACTCGGTCCTCGAAGAGGCCATAAACCTGAAACGATAG
- a CDS encoding flagellar basal body-associated FliL family protein produces the protein MKKILLIVLVALVALAGGLGGGYFLGIRFGGGQQSVTGVSKDLERPGPIVDFGDFVINLADKDPRLVNFEMALEASGSKAELILADGGWRSHIRNEILLTVKDHIADDFRSAEGVMELSDNLKRRINAILPSVDGKVVVRRVLFRKFVTQ, from the coding sequence TTGAAAAAGATTTTGTTGATTGTCTTAGTTGCTCTGGTCGCCCTGGCTGGTGGTCTAGGAGGGGGCTACTTCCTGGGAATCCGTTTTGGCGGAGGTCAACAGAGCGTCACAGGGGTGTCTAAAGATCTGGAGCGACCGGGACCTATCGTCGATTTTGGCGATTTCGTCATAAACCTGGCGGATAAAGATCCTAGGCTCGTCAATTTCGAGATGGCTCTGGAAGCCTCTGGTTCCAAGGCTGAGCTGATTCTTGCGGACGGAGGGTGGCGTAGCCATATCCGTAACGAGATTCTGCTCACCGTGAAGGACCATATCGCCGACGATTTCAGAAGTGCCGAGGGTGTTATGGAGCTTAGCGACAATCTCAAAAGGCGGATCAACGCCATTCTGCCCTCGGTGGACGGTAAGGTGGTTGTCCGCAGGGTCCTCTTTCGCAAGTTCGTTACCCAGTAG
- a CDS encoding flagellar hook assembly protein FlgD — MTTVNPYSSVNAASSFTNQSREIKNAMDKDDFLKLYIEQLKNQDPMEPMDSNQMAAQFSQFSTVEQLINMNTTMEQMVSLQLGNAVGYIGFEVTYSANTIDDEGNVITEEKTGIVKSISHKNGSVILKMLDGSEAEMDRIISVQVPGTSDS, encoded by the coding sequence ATGACCACCGTAAATCCCTATTCATCGGTAAACGCAGCTTCGTCTTTCACAAATCAGTCCAGGGAGATAAAAAACGCCATGGACAAAGACGATTTTCTAAAACTCTACATAGAACAGCTTAAAAATCAGGATCCTATGGAGCCAATGGACAGCAACCAGATGGCAGCCCAGTTCTCCCAGTTCAGCACCGTCGAACAGCTCATAAACATGAACACCACCATGGAGCAGATGGTATCCCTACAGCTAGGCAACGCCGTAGGCTACATAGGTTTTGAGGTCACCTACTCCGCCAACACCATCGACGATGAAGGCAACGTTATAACCGAGGAAAAGACGGGCATAGTAAAGTCCATCTCCCATAAAAACGGATCGGTTATCCTGAAAATGCTGGACGGCTCTGAGGCGGAGATGGACAGGATAATCTCGGTGCAGGTTCCCGGAACCTCGGATAGTTAG
- a CDS encoding OmpA/MotB family protein, producing the protein MARERKKKEEKGGAGWLATYGDMVTLLLTFFVLLFAFSSLDVEKFKKMMVSFQGALGVMQGGKSLQEDPLPYGGASGYDAGEEKRQTQSTFEVEKELRSFLKDNELEEEVSIKVDQRGVTVSLSDQFLFPLGGIEVRPEGKRILTRLGALLRGRIPALAVEGHTDDRPLRGGPYRDNWGLSSIRAAVVASYMVDSGGIAPDIIQAVGYGPYRPVVPNDSDENRGLNRRVDLVILSKYPKQ; encoded by the coding sequence TTGGCCAGAGAGAGAAAGAAAAAGGAGGAGAAAGGCGGTGCTGGCTGGCTGGCTACCTACGGCGATATGGTCACCCTTCTTCTGACTTTTTTCGTCCTCCTCTTCGCCTTTTCCTCTCTGGACGTGGAGAAGTTCAAGAAGATGATGGTCTCCTTTCAAGGTGCTTTAGGGGTCATGCAGGGTGGGAAGTCCCTCCAGGAGGATCCCCTTCCCTACGGTGGCGCCTCGGGCTACGACGCCGGAGAGGAAAAGAGGCAGACCCAATCCACCTTCGAGGTTGAAAAGGAGCTTAGGTCCTTCCTGAAGGACAACGAGCTGGAAGAGGAGGTCTCCATAAAAGTCGATCAGAGAGGGGTCACTGTGTCCCTGTCGGATCAGTTTTTATTCCCCCTAGGGGGCATAGAGGTTCGTCCTGAGGGAAAGAGAATCCTGACCAGGCTTGGGGCACTGCTCAGAGGCAGGATTCCCGCCCTTGCGGTGGAGGGGCACACCGACGATAGACCTCTTCGAGGGGGGCCCTACAGGGATAACTGGGGCCTATCTTCCATCAGGGCAGCGGTGGTGGCCTCCTACATGGTAGACAGCGGCGGAATAGCCCCTGATATAATTCAGGCGGTAGGATACGGTCCCTACAGGCCTGTGGTGCCCAACGATAGCGACGAGAACAGGGGCTTAAATCGAAGGGTAGACCTGGTGATCCTCTCCAAGTACCCCAAACAGTGA
- a CDS encoding flagellar hook-length control protein FliK, which translates to VEPTKPEAAAQPDRLLPSDTAVVAEVVKPEPPTSIGLRVGGTPESVSPLDQSTPSEVTTQADPIEPELMVPKAHPSTELPASTAKPEALKTASPIRADQAPTPSGEVASSIKLEGIPVMAEPQTQVEPTKPEAAAQPDRLLPSDTAVVAEVVKPEPLIGIGLGIGGSSESVSPLNQPTLLEVTTQADPIELETVIPNTQSSLAETPAALIKPEIGSTVKADQPFSPSGEVALSAKPSGTQPVSVVAEPSQVAHAATAVAQEAVPHRIKIVTPRTVQSRGYSVSSEPASLSNMEEGKANSLSEPKAKEAPMFLSSWTPEKRDEKFQPVAEISENKPEDSFQKVFDKGLENLVVQTDVRQSVQPKSEPLPTQTMYLPQKGPDALPHGLVQVVRHVMADGTQKATVIIDPPALGRVEVEVRATSTGIEASFKVDSAQVREMIKPQIPVLQDMLSQQGIVASSISVDIRQGDERRSPWRDSLDSIKLRRRKGASEEEELEIPLMDTARLDMERGVLQWYA; encoded by the coding sequence AGTCGAGCCGACTAAGCCGGAGGCAGCGGCACAGCCCGACAGGCTTCTTCCGTCCGATACTGCGGTCGTTGCCGAGGTCGTCAAGCCAGAGCCACCGACCAGCATCGGGCTAAGAGTCGGTGGAACACCGGAGTCGGTGAGTCCTTTGGATCAGTCGACACCATCCGAGGTAACGACTCAGGCCGATCCAATAGAGCCGGAGCTGATGGTCCCAAAGGCCCATCCTTCGACGGAGCTCCCTGCGTCAACGGCAAAGCCCGAGGCATTAAAGACAGCCTCTCCAATAAGGGCAGATCAAGCCCCCACCCCGAGCGGTGAGGTCGCTTCCTCTATAAAACTGGAAGGCATTCCAGTGATGGCAGAGCCACAGACCCAAGTCGAGCCGACTAAGCCGGAGGCAGCGGCACAGCCCGACAGGCTTCTTCCGTCCGATACTGCGGTCGTTGCCGAGGTCGTCAAGCCAGAGCCACTTATCGGCATTGGGTTAGGCATTGGTGGGTCGTCGGAGTCGGTGAGTCCTTTGAACCAGCCGACATTACTCGAGGTAACTACTCAGGCTGACCCCATAGAGCTGGAGACCGTGATTCCAAATACACAGTCTTCATTGGCTGAGACTCCAGCGGCATTGATCAAACCGGAAATAGGCTCTACCGTAAAGGCCGATCAACCCTTCTCCCCAAGCGGTGAGGTAGCTTTATCAGCAAAACCGAGTGGAACTCAGCCTGTTTCAGTCGTAGCGGAACCGTCCCAGGTTGCCCATGCTGCCACCGCTGTAGCTCAGGAAGCGGTTCCACATAGGATAAAGATAGTAACCCCTAGAACCGTCCAGTCCAGAGGATATTCGGTATCCTCTGAGCCCGCCTCTCTATCGAACATGGAGGAAGGTAAGGCCAACTCCCTGTCGGAGCCTAAGGCAAAGGAAGCCCCGATGTTCCTCTCCAGCTGGACACCGGAGAAAAGGGATGAAAAGTTTCAGCCCGTTGCGGAAATATCCGAAAATAAACCAGAGGATAGCTTCCAAAAGGTCTTCGATAAGGGGCTTGAAAACCTTGTGGTACAGACTGACGTCAGGCAGTCGGTCCAGCCAAAATCGGAGCCCCTTCCGACCCAGACGATGTATCTACCTCAGAAAGGGCCCGACGCCCTTCCTCACGGTCTGGTCCAGGTGGTCCGCCACGTCATGGCCGACGGAACCCAAAAGGCCACCGTCATAATAGACCCTCCTGCATTAGGAAGGGTTGAGGTTGAAGTCAGAGCCACATCGACGGGCATAGAGGCCAGCTTCAAAGTGGACAGTGCCCAGGTTCGGGAGATGATAAAGCCCCAGATCCCTGTCCTTCAGGATATGCTGTCCCAGCAGGGCATAGTGGCTTCCTCTATCAGCGTCGATATCAGGCAGGGCGACGAAAGACGTTCCCCCTGGAGAGATAGCCTAGACTCTATAAAGCTCCGCAGGAGAAAAGGAGCCTCCGAGGAAGAGGAACTGGAGATCCCCTTGATGGATACAGCCAGGTTGGACATGGAAAGAGGCGTCCTTCAGTGGTACGCATAA
- a CDS encoding flagellar hook-basal body complex protein, with product MLKSLMTGVSGVKVHQKRMDVVGNNIANVNTTGFKGSSVIFQDLLSQNLKGAMAPDQNRGGVNAQQIGTGVGVGAIETIHTQGTVSQTGNRTDMAIQGDGYFIVRSGQEDLYTRAGNFVLDSNSDLVMSGTGYKVQGNEVTIDEDGNEIWGSTLDDINIPLGKKMEAKATSTVGYRCNLDSRVDPYLPFGIPEGLKFSALDAKKTPYTIEVSEGSDVDDFLVVRVTNETDKSVEIFKFEFDGVEQSSSDDSIYYPKLKDTDETAFNSETGKMRIRDLEFPLGAYMNYQAVTIDDSTGTSHTYLAEVTEGEKDAVVKLWGQGKNEITGALQKDYFQWTVPKTDEGLFDPDSTLSISTGNDSEFPDEISLFMNVGSSGKTLNFRGNVNPIIGPATSNSVVNKDGNTARLGLSTELTSVYDITVGNDTITVDTSFSKSNVAIGESFTMTFASEADANGTKTSKTATLTLRCIGFNEAGNGLFQWYDSAAATPSWKDFGGTDPTVSLRQFTAATTAADGDYTLSYNATTGAFSVTPPASSYLPSATPPTAIGYVENFQNQAYPTAFSNMATNGNYAVGLKTPETYTETGVGGGTDDFALSMSLPQSVSVGEEIELTLNTEVTGGTTSSGTATLHLKCISLNSAGNAVFQWSDDGGTTWKDFAVNGGTDPEVAGLDYYDAEVADPTTSTAPGGWTTSAATPGNPYTLGYDPSSGSFVLGMTDNGNDNRVDLAKLTPETSANLGTVGSDWTVTPTLPSVVKVGDEIKLDLVSEAAGNSPVTSSVDLKCTGFTSAGVPVFQWSDDGGTTWNDFASKTALPAGTDPNIPDIYFYDGAAWGTSTVLGAQAQLSYNPASGEFSFTVQDAAATTATVDLDPLVSTRATTKINLNTPQAGSTTISGNVWSVNAELPKTVSKGEEIELKLRNGLDNGDPDLDRTLRLICDGFDGAGDPIFRYHDGAAWQSFGVGGVGPDLANMYYHDGTNWETSDGTGNRARLSYASGVFTFDIGNGTAFTDSVALASITGSRIFHEPTDFQVPARADIGYGFKEGETTDDFMTMTLDYPDASGISAKTEEIKLSFRGVSTEGNVILQPSPSTVNIPVADPDDPDKLTLQSHRVTYDPATGSVSLVNEATGKSAWSYSNFKFQTTEINGVNYLVDYDSSGASDATYGDIVTLWGPNDLGVMTPFKINTTDPEGLTYTNTAGEIVYGGSQTFDGNFSGGVKVTAKPSPTDPSRLIFTYDSNNGGKAITTIRENSASVHEGKGTIYDSLGNAHTMEVAWKKVGNNTWSWEAFFPDSPELALKENKGILLFSEDGKILSGGENTISVGFSAIGAADAEIVLDFSGKSFDKDEIDGVTQYGSAFTTKPYAQDGYKMGVLKDFSTSNDGTIVGIYDNGQNQALYKVSLAKFANPQGLLKNGGTVFSKSINSGEPSVVNAMVEGAGSIAGASLESSNVDITDEFTNLITTQRGFQASSRVITTSDSMLEELLNLKR from the coding sequence ATGTTAAAGTCTCTTATGACCGGCGTCAGCGGAGTAAAGGTTCACCAAAAGCGTATGGACGTGGTAGGTAACAACATAGCCAACGTAAACACCACCGGATTCAAGGGCTCTTCGGTTATATTCCAGGACCTGCTCTCCCAAAACCTTAAGGGGGCTATGGCACCGGACCAGAATAGAGGCGGAGTCAACGCCCAACAGATAGGCACAGGGGTCGGCGTAGGAGCCATAGAGACGATCCACACCCAGGGCACCGTGTCCCAGACCGGTAACAGGACCGACATGGCCATCCAGGGAGACGGTTACTTCATCGTCCGTAGCGGTCAGGAGGATCTCTACACCAGGGCGGGAAACTTCGTCTTAGACAGCAACTCCGACCTTGTCATGTCCGGCACCGGCTACAAGGTCCAGGGCAACGAGGTTACCATCGACGAGGACGGCAACGAGATCTGGGGCTCTACCCTGGACGATATAAATATCCCTCTCGGCAAAAAGATGGAGGCCAAGGCCACCTCTACTGTCGGGTATCGCTGTAACCTGGACTCAAGGGTCGACCCCTACCTGCCGTTCGGTATCCCCGAGGGGCTTAAGTTCTCTGCCCTCGACGCCAAGAAAACACCTTATACAATAGAGGTGTCCGAAGGCTCCGACGTGGACGATTTTCTCGTAGTCCGTGTCACAAACGAGACCGACAAGAGCGTTGAGATATTCAAGTTCGAGTTCGATGGCGTGGAGCAGAGTTCGAGCGACGATTCTATATATTACCCTAAGCTAAAAGATACCGACGAAACGGCTTTTAATTCGGAGACCGGTAAAATGCGTATAAGGGATCTTGAGTTCCCTCTTGGTGCCTACATGAACTACCAGGCGGTCACCATAGACGACAGCACCGGAACCAGCCATACCTACCTGGCGGAGGTTACCGAGGGCGAGAAGGACGCGGTGGTAAAACTCTGGGGCCAGGGCAAAAACGAGATCACCGGAGCCTTACAGAAGGACTACTTCCAGTGGACCGTACCGAAGACCGACGAAGGTCTTTTCGATCCCGATAGCACCTTAAGCATCTCCACCGGAAACGATAGTGAGTTTCCCGACGAGATCAGCCTTTTCATGAACGTAGGCTCTTCGGGAAAGACCCTTAACTTCCGGGGCAACGTCAACCCCATCATTGGTCCTGCGACCAGCAACAGCGTGGTCAACAAAGACGGAAACACCGCTAGACTTGGACTGTCGACGGAGTTAACCTCGGTCTACGATATAACCGTTGGAAATGACACCATAACCGTGGACACTTCTTTCTCGAAAAGCAACGTTGCCATAGGGGAGAGCTTCACCATGACCTTTGCTTCGGAGGCCGACGCAAACGGTACCAAAACTTCGAAGACCGCAACCTTGACCCTTCGCTGTATCGGTTTCAACGAGGCAGGGAACGGCCTCTTTCAGTGGTACGATTCCGCTGCAGCCACGCCGTCGTGGAAGGACTTTGGGGGTACCGATCCTACGGTTAGCCTTAGGCAATTTACAGCAGCAACTACAGCTGCAGACGGAGATTACACCCTGTCCTACAACGCCACCACCGGGGCCTTCTCCGTGACGCCGCCTGCGTCCTCTTATCTGCCCAGTGCGACGCCTCCTACGGCTATAGGATACGTGGAAAACTTCCAGAATCAGGCCTATCCCACGGCCTTCTCCAACATGGCCACCAACGGAAACTACGCCGTCGGCCTTAAGACACCGGAGACCTACACCGAAACCGGAGTGGGTGGTGGAACAGACGACTTTGCTCTATCCATGTCCCTGCCCCAGTCGGTCAGCGTAGGGGAGGAGATTGAGCTTACTTTAAACACCGAGGTCACAGGAGGAACCACGAGTTCGGGGACCGCAACCCTTCATCTGAAGTGTATCTCCCTTAACTCCGCCGGAAACGCCGTCTTCCAGTGGTCTGACGATGGAGGAACCACGTGGAAGGATTTTGCCGTCAACGGAGGGACTGACCCTGAAGTAGCTGGTTTGGATTACTACGATGCCGAGGTGGCAGACCCTACTACATCAACAGCTCCTGGCGGGTGGACCACTTCCGCAGCTACTCCTGGCAATCCCTATACTCTAGGGTATGATCCCTCTTCTGGGTCTTTCGTGCTTGGCATGACCGATAATGGCAACGATAACAGAGTGGACCTCGCTAAGTTAACTCCTGAGACAAGTGCTAACTTAGGTACGGTTGGTTCTGACTGGACCGTAACTCCGACCCTACCTTCGGTAGTAAAGGTCGGAGACGAGATAAAACTTGACCTTGTCAGTGAAGCTGCAGGAAATTCCCCTGTTACCTCGTCGGTTGACCTTAAATGTACCGGCTTCACATCAGCTGGTGTCCCTGTGTTCCAGTGGTCAGACGATGGAGGAACAACTTGGAATGATTTCGCTTCAAAAACAGCGTTGCCAGCGGGAACTGACCCCAACATCCCGGATATCTATTTCTACGACGGGGCAGCTTGGGGAACTTCCACGGTTTTAGGTGCCCAGGCTCAGCTCTCCTACAACCCAGCGTCCGGTGAATTTTCCTTTACCGTTCAGGATGCCGCTGCAACCACAGCTACGGTAGACTTGGATCCCCTTGTCTCCACAAGGGCTACGACGAAGATCAACCTTAACACACCTCAGGCTGGCTCTACGACCATAAGCGGCAACGTTTGGTCGGTTAACGCCGAGCTTCCCAAGACGGTTTCAAAAGGTGAGGAGATAGAGTTAAAACTGAGAAACGGTTTGGATAACGGAGATCCTGACCTTGACAGAACACTGAGACTCATTTGTGATGGTTTCGATGGAGCAGGTGATCCGATATTCAGGTATCACGATGGCGCTGCTTGGCAGTCTTTCGGAGTTGGTGGAGTCGGGCCTGACTTGGCCAATATGTACTACCACGATGGAACGAACTGGGAGACCTCCGATGGAACAGGAAATAGGGCTCGTCTCAGCTACGCCTCTGGGGTGTTTACCTTTGATATCGGCAACGGCACTGCCTTTACCGATAGCGTAGCTCTCGCCTCCATCACTGGTTCCAGAATTTTCCACGAGCCTACCGATTTCCAGGTCCCTGCTCGGGCGGATATCGGCTATGGGTTTAAAGAGGGAGAGACTACCGACGACTTCATGACCATGACCTTGGATTACCCCGATGCAAGTGGTATATCCGCTAAGACCGAGGAGATAAAGCTCTCCTTTAGAGGAGTCTCTACCGAGGGTAACGTAATACTTCAGCCTTCGCCCTCTACTGTGAATATCCCTGTGGCCGATCCAGACGACCCGGACAAGCTCACCTTGCAGTCCCATAGGGTGACCTATGACCCAGCCACTGGCTCTGTCTCTTTGGTCAACGAGGCCACCGGCAAATCGGCTTGGAGCTACAGTAACTTTAAGTTCCAGACCACCGAGATAAACGGAGTTAACTATCTTGTGGACTACGATTCCTCTGGAGCGTCGGACGCCACCTACGGCGATATCGTAACTCTCTGGGGACCTAACGATCTTGGGGTTATGACTCCCTTTAAGATAAACACCACCGACCCCGAGGGACTAACCTACACCAACACCGCAGGAGAGATAGTTTACGGTGGAAGTCAGACCTTTGATGGGAATTTCTCCGGTGGCGTTAAGGTTACCGCTAAGCCATCGCCGACCGATCCGTCCAGGCTGATCTTCACCTACGACAGCAACAACGGAGGTAAGGCCATAACGACGATCAGGGAGAACTCCGCCAGCGTCCACGAGGGCAAAGGAACCATATACGATAGTCTCGGCAACGCCCACACCATGGAGGTGGCCTGGAAGAAGGTCGGCAACAACACCTGGAGCTGGGAGGCGTTCTTCCCCGATTCTCCGGAGCTTGCCTTGAAGGAGAACAAAGGAATTCTCCTCTTCTCCGAGGATGGGAAAATCCTCTCCGGTGGCGAGAACACCATCTCAGTGGGCTTCTCCGCCATCGGTGCGGCGGACGCTGAAATAGTTCTCGACTTCTCCGGCAAATCCTTCGACAAAGACGAGATTGATGGAGTCACCCAGTACGGCTCGGCTTTCACCACCAAGCCCTACGCCCAGGACGGCTACAAAATGGGGGTGCTGAAGGACTTCTCCACCAGCAACGACGGAACCATCGTGGGGATCTACGACAACGGTCAAAACCAGGCCCTCTACAAGGTCTCCTTGGCAAAGTTCGCCAACCCTCAGGGGCTTTTGAAGAACGGAGGCACGGTGTTCTCAAAATCCATCAACTCCGGTGAGCCTTCTGTCGTCAACGCCATGGTCGAGGGAGCTGGTTCTATCGCTGGTGCATCTCTTGAATCCAGCAACGTCGATATAACCGACGAGTTCACAAACCTGATAACCACCCAGAGGGGCTTCCAGGCGAGCTCAAGGGTCATAACCACCAGCGACTCCATGCTGGAAGAGCTGCTGAACCTCAAACGATAG
- a CDS encoding flagellar FlbD family protein, translating into MIEVTRLNGSVFILNAGLIETVEANPDTVVTLVNGHRYVVQESPEEIMERAAAYQEKRWPPSLT; encoded by the coding sequence ATGATAGAGGTCACTAGACTTAACGGGTCGGTGTTTATACTGAACGCCGGCCTGATAGAGACGGTGGAGGCGAACCCCGATACGGTGGTGACCTTGGTCAACGGTCACCGATACGTGGTTCAGGAGTCTCCTGAAGAGATAATGGAAAGGGCGGCGGCCTATCAGGAAAAAAGGTGGCCGCCCTCTTTGACGTGA